A section of the Neorhodopirellula lusitana genome encodes:
- a CDS encoding sodium-dependent transporter, whose translation MNDSPAHQPDRTPVPTDPNETSELTEHTPKEQWGSRIGVVLAVAGSAVGLGNFLRFPGQAAQNGGGAFLLPYFISLLILGIPLCWAEWTVGRYGGMRGFHSAPGIFSVICRTPKARYLSVFALLIPLVIYMYYIVIEAWCLCYAWNYATGALMMGSDAEAYESFFDSVVGSNQDGHVFGEGAGLLVFIGITFVANFILIYRGVAKGIETFCKFAIPAMVVCALCVLVRVLTLPDSDVDGGLGFMWNPQPEALLNPKTWLAASGQIFFSLSVGFGVIINYSSYLTKKDDVVLSGLTASSMNEFFEVCLGGLITLPAAFMFLGAGVASFGTFALGFNALPNVFAQMPAGQFFGFLWFFMLFLAAITSSLSMLQPVIAFFEEGFNLERHVSTPFLGIIALGGAFFVIYFSSGLKALDTLDFWVGTLLIFVLALIQAVVYGWVFGIDEGERQAHIGAHIRIPRFVQYMLKYVVPVYLGGIFIAFCYLNVFGTTDPTTGEYTPGYLDTLLNDSVALMSVIFIFCVMLFLLLMIHIAGNNWIRDGRFEFLKTSDDENMNAANLPGEQQ comes from the coding sequence ATGAATGATTCACCCGCTCACCAACCAGACAGGACTCCTGTGCCTACGGATCCAAACGAAACCTCTGAGCTAACTGAACACACTCCCAAGGAACAATGGGGCAGCCGCATTGGGGTGGTTCTGGCAGTTGCCGGATCCGCAGTGGGGCTGGGCAACTTCCTGCGTTTCCCTGGCCAAGCCGCTCAAAATGGCGGGGGGGCATTCCTGCTTCCCTATTTCATCTCGTTGCTGATCCTGGGAATCCCACTCTGTTGGGCGGAATGGACGGTGGGCCGCTACGGCGGCATGCGAGGTTTCCACTCGGCACCAGGAATCTTCAGCGTCATTTGCCGGACGCCCAAGGCACGCTACCTGAGCGTGTTCGCGCTACTGATTCCGCTGGTGATCTACATGTATTACATCGTGATCGAAGCGTGGTGTCTGTGTTATGCATGGAACTACGCAACCGGCGCCCTGATGATGGGCAGTGACGCCGAAGCTTACGAGTCCTTTTTTGACTCCGTTGTCGGTTCCAATCAAGACGGGCACGTTTTTGGCGAAGGCGCTGGACTGTTGGTGTTCATCGGCATCACGTTTGTGGCCAACTTCATCCTGATCTACCGCGGTGTCGCCAAGGGCATCGAGACGTTCTGTAAGTTCGCGATCCCCGCCATGGTCGTTTGCGCACTGTGTGTTTTGGTTCGCGTCCTTACGCTTCCCGATTCGGATGTCGATGGTGGTTTGGGCTTCATGTGGAATCCACAACCCGAAGCACTCCTGAACCCGAAAACTTGGCTTGCCGCCTCCGGACAAATTTTCTTCAGCCTGTCGGTGGGCTTCGGCGTCATCATCAACTACTCGAGCTATCTGACCAAGAAAGACGACGTGGTTCTTAGCGGCCTGACCGCATCGAGCATGAACGAGTTCTTTGAAGTTTGCTTAGGCGGACTGATTACCTTGCCTGCCGCGTTCATGTTCCTGGGTGCGGGTGTTGCTTCCTTTGGAACGTTCGCATTGGGCTTCAACGCATTGCCCAACGTGTTTGCTCAAATGCCAGCAGGGCAGTTCTTTGGGTTCCTATGGTTCTTCATGCTGTTCTTGGCAGCCATCACGAGCAGCCTTTCGATGCTACAGCCCGTGATCGCGTTCTTCGAAGAAGGCTTCAATCTGGAACGCCACGTTTCAACACCATTCTTAGGCATCATCGCACTGGGCGGTGCCTTCTTCGTCATCTATTTCTCGTCCGGCCTCAAAGCACTCGACACCTTGGACTTTTGGGTTGGAACCCTGCTGATCTTTGTGCTCGCACTGATCCAGGCGGTGGTGTACGGCTGGGTCTTTGGCATTGACGAAGGCGAACGCCAAGCTCATATCGGCGCCCACATTCGGATTCCGCGATTCGTTCAGTACATGCTGAAGTATGTTGTCCCGGTCTATCTGGGTGGAATCTTTATCGCTTTTTGCTACTTAAACGTTTTCGGCACGACCGACCCAACCACCGGCGAATACACCCCCGGATATCTCGACACCCTGCTCAATGACTCAGTGGCGTTGATGTCGGTGATCTTCATTTTCTGCGTGATGCTATTTCTGTTGCTGATGATTCATATCGCTGGAAATAATTGGATTCGTGATGGTCGATTTGAATTTTTAAAGACGAGTGATGACGAAAATATGAACGCTGCGAATCTTCCAGGAGAACAACAATGA
- a CDS encoding vWA domain-containing protein produces the protein MIAVSCQLAQLNFTPALTGTWPWLVLGAVPIGIVLLYFLKLRREPVEVPSTYLWSRTIEDLHVNSLLQRLRNSVLLFLQLAAVVLVGLALFRPGVRDESASLGRLVFLLDASASMQAPAGGPPSANNTEQTESQPNNSQLNAANANDSGQSRFEQAVEQIGGRIDSMTDEETAMLIVFSDRAEVMQAFTSDRNRLRDALERCEVTNRPTDILGALKAADGLANPRRTSQIDDIGDVQVADALPAELLLYSDGGFEQVTDFNLGNLQPTYHAIGSEQTKNLSIVSFSANRDLNDSTQVEAFATIVNTGQQSASGEASLFLDGQLIDAASVSLEPGDQTGLAFGVESEDSIRLRLELDVNDDLRLDNLAYAALTPSGLVSVLVVTEGNRPLELGLTTEKIKRIAECEFVSPDFLKTDAYTKRAIAGQDDLIIFDRCQPPSLPATSTFFIGTLPNDAWSYTSEPSSLTLIDVDRTHPVLRYLELYSLLVFSGRGIDGPEGTLDLIESDRGTVMAIAPRGSYRDLVLGFDLVSETEDGGTQANTNWYAERSWPVFLLNLLRQIAGASASTAAPSYRPGEMVLTRLESAIREVSLVRIGQDDQEQTLDSLLVADGGAVEISQTQELGNYQLVRKTDGEAAPVVDRFAINLFDTRESNLATKPDIELGYETVEATETGIETRREYWRLLLVVVLAILAIEWWVYTRRLA, from the coding sequence GTGATTGCGGTATCTTGTCAGTTAGCTCAACTGAACTTCACGCCGGCGTTAACAGGAACGTGGCCCTGGCTGGTACTCGGCGCGGTCCCCATCGGTATCGTGTTGCTGTACTTTTTGAAACTACGTCGCGAACCGGTGGAAGTGCCAAGCACCTACTTGTGGTCACGGACGATCGAAGACTTGCACGTCAACAGTTTGCTGCAACGACTACGCAACAGCGTGCTGTTGTTCCTGCAACTCGCCGCGGTCGTACTAGTGGGCCTTGCGTTGTTCCGTCCGGGCGTGCGTGACGAGTCGGCATCGCTGGGAAGACTGGTATTCCTATTGGATGCATCAGCCAGCATGCAGGCACCTGCCGGAGGCCCTCCGTCGGCCAACAACACCGAACAGACTGAGTCCCAGCCGAATAACTCCCAGCTCAATGCGGCCAATGCCAACGACTCCGGACAGTCTCGATTTGAACAGGCCGTTGAGCAAATTGGCGGACGCATCGATTCGATGACCGATGAAGAGACCGCGATGCTGATTGTGTTCAGCGATCGAGCCGAAGTGATGCAAGCCTTCACGTCGGATCGCAACCGATTACGAGATGCTTTGGAGCGGTGCGAAGTTACCAATCGCCCGACTGACATTCTAGGTGCATTGAAGGCTGCCGATGGACTGGCCAACCCTCGACGGACCAGCCAGATCGATGATATCGGTGACGTTCAAGTAGCCGACGCGCTGCCTGCGGAACTGTTGCTTTACAGCGACGGCGGTTTTGAACAGGTCACGGACTTCAATCTCGGCAATCTGCAACCGACGTACCACGCGATCGGATCCGAACAAACCAAGAACCTATCGATCGTTTCGTTTTCAGCGAATCGCGATCTGAACGATTCCACCCAAGTCGAAGCCTTCGCCACCATCGTCAACACCGGCCAACAATCGGCCAGCGGCGAAGCCTCACTGTTCCTGGATGGACAACTGATCGACGCGGCATCTGTTAGCTTGGAACCCGGCGACCAAACCGGACTGGCATTTGGAGTGGAGTCCGAAGACTCGATTCGCTTGCGACTGGAACTGGACGTCAACGATGACCTACGACTGGACAACTTGGCCTACGCGGCTTTGACACCTTCCGGCCTGGTGTCGGTTCTAGTGGTAACCGAGGGCAACCGTCCACTGGAACTGGGGCTGACGACCGAAAAAATCAAACGCATTGCTGAGTGCGAATTCGTTTCGCCCGACTTCCTGAAGACCGACGCGTACACGAAAAGAGCGATCGCCGGGCAGGACGATTTGATCATTTTCGATCGCTGCCAACCACCAAGCTTGCCCGCAACCAGCACGTTTTTCATCGGCACGCTCCCCAACGACGCTTGGTCTTACACGAGTGAACCGAGCAGTTTGACGTTGATTGATGTGGATCGAACCCACCCCGTACTGCGTTACCTGGAACTCTACTCTTTACTAGTCTTTTCAGGCCGTGGAATCGACGGCCCAGAAGGCACGCTCGACTTAATTGAATCGGACCGTGGCACGGTGATGGCAATCGCACCACGGGGTAGCTATCGAGACTTGGTGCTAGGGTTTGACCTGGTGAGTGAAACGGAAGACGGCGGAACGCAAGCGAACACCAACTGGTACGCGGAGCGATCTTGGCCCGTTTTCCTGCTCAATTTACTACGGCAAATCGCGGGCGCGTCAGCGTCGACAGCGGCACCGTCGTATCGGCCCGGCGAAATGGTCCTGACTCGACTCGAGAGTGCGATCCGCGAGGTCTCGCTTGTTCGGATTGGCCAAGACGATCAAGAGCAAACACTCGATAGCCTACTCGTCGCTGACGGTGGGGCGGTTGAAATCTCACAAACCCAAGAATTAGGCAACTACCAACTCGTTCGTAAAACAGACGGCGAGGCTGCCCCGGTGGTGGACCGCTTTGCGATCAATTTGTTTGATACCCGCGAAAGCAATTTGGCGACCAAGCCAGACATCGAACTGGGATACGAAACCGTCGAAGCGACCGAGACTGGCATCGAAACTCGCCGAGAGTACTGGCGGTTATTGCTGGTCGTGGTACTCGCAATTTTGGCGATCGAGTGGTGGGTCTACACGCGCCGATTGGCATAA